ttgagaatgataagtgtttaatacttgtgtttgggtttaattggcgtattaggaccattttcacttgtgttagtgattattggttagtttgggcgcggtttgtgcttggaagtgcaattggtcgaaattgcactaagtgtcgaattgggttggtttgtaaatccaccctaattgtgttgcttgtcttgtgataatggaataggtactttccattgacgtgttgcggattattcggaagcatttatcaagacgactaggtgagtgtaaatatattatatgcgtatgtatgaatAGGATGGGTGTGGGTTGGTAGAGTGGTCCGTGCTCGGATTCACTCGACATATGTTTGGGATAATGGTCTCCGAGAGTTGATCGGGTCCATGTcgtacgcttatgcgttttggggTACACCCTTGGGGGTAGTGAATCCTTGGAGTTAAGGATTCACATTGGCACTTTTGGCCAACCCCGTCGATGTTGAGAATGTATGGTGAGGGGTAAGGATATTGAATCTTGTGAAGTACGGATTCACGGTGTCGCGTGGAGTACCGACATTCCCTTTTACATGATGAATCTTGTGGAATACAGATTCACGGTGTCGTGTGTAGTTCCGACATCCCTAGTTGTATTGTTATGACTTAGGGTATGCATCTTGTGTAGTCCAGATCCACTCGGGCGTGTGTAGTTCCGCCAACCCTTTAGTCTTTTAGTTGAGGTATGCATCTCGTGGAGTTCAGATTCATAAGGCATGTGAAGTTCTGCCATCCTCGATCGTAGTTTGTTGGAAGGTAGTAGATCTCGTGGAGTACAGATTTACTTAGGGTTGTGTAGTACGACCAACCTTCATATGTATAAGGTTAAAGAGTTAACCTTGTTGTTTCGGTTATAATTTATGTAGGCGTAcatatatacttattgtatgttgtagctaataTTGCGGATTTGGCTTGGTGACACGTTAGGTATAACTCTGCTTAGTTATGCtcggattgcggtatgtgtttactatttgtgtgttggcgatgcgtattcattttatgcatatgtatgtatatagtatgtttatactcactaagctttcatagcttaccctctcgttgtttatctttttataggctccggcgtggacaagggtaagggcgttcgtttggattagtgatcccgttttgttttgataggggacgcttttggacatatagcttttggagtttgaccgagatttgggtagtttaacccccaaataccatgctcatagtgtcgtttcgaatttaaactaattcggttgaaacttatatattttgtacgaaactcgtatttcggccatatgtgggcccaggttcgtaaaacttgttttatcattgaaatgtgttagttttacatatttgaacatgttgtgaaaagcgtttcgtctaaatacgtcgggaagtgagagttctttatttgaaaaatgacctaaccggacagaagctggaatggcctgtgcgcgccgcgcactgttctgtatataaaaaaaaaaaaaaaaacttttcgcGTATTTcgtttggatattgggttgggttgttacaagattTAGGTTTGCTACGAGATTCATGGCCCAAATCCTTAACCTTATGTTGTAAAGAATTAGGTCCATCGCTAAGGTTAGGCCCACAAGAAGACGTAAGCCCAGTTGGAGGTTTGGCTCTACAATTGTGACACGGTGTAGCGCATCCGacctaattatattatattatattatacctatatactaaaCCACTAAGTGGCATGGCGGATtccgtcgtttcagttatatcggattgtcgttttgagtttgcgttcacactacaactgGTCCCTCAACTTCGACTTAATTTACACAAAGACCCCtcgagtttacactttttcaggggtaaaaagcgtaaatatataattttattaaagtaaaagaaactaatttcacccgaatttttaacgggccttatcttctcgctcggttcgagttaaattttttcgagaccaccattCAACTCGAAAAAAACTCACGAACACAACGAGACTAACTACGCGCGAaatggacatcgttaaaaaaacactaaatatttcgggctatatttcatatcgctcggtgcgagttaaattttttcgaaatcatcgttcaactcgaaaaaatctaacgaacacaacgggactaactacgcgcgaaacagacatcgttaaaaaaacactaaacatTTCGGGTTGTATTTCATACATATACTACACGTTCAACAAACAACTCAATCCATTAgatatatattaggtaccaaacaacatatattcaaattcgaccgtgcgttgaatacaaccgcagcaacgcgcggtcgaatttggatatatgttgtttggtacctaatatatctaataagTTGAGTTGTTTGTtgaacgtgtatgtatatgtatgaaatacaaCCCGAAatgtttagtgtttttttaacgatgtctgtTTCGCGCgttgttagtcccgttgtgttcgttagattttttcgagttgaacgatgatttcgaaaaaatttaactcccaCCGAGCGatatgaaatatagcccgaaatatttagtgtttttttaataaTGTCCGTTTTACGCGTAGTTAGTTCCGTTGTGTTCGTAAGAATAGAACCGcaacaacgcgcggtcgaatttttttttaattcttcTTATTTATGATTTGTTAAGTTACAAAAATATATAATGAGTTATTTTTGTTAGATCATATATTCATATATCCTCATCCCTCCTCCCAAGATAAAAAATTAAGTTCCGCCGCTAAAAACTCATACTATAATATATAATGGTAGTTAGCGATGCAAGTGGTACATATTAAGTTGTTCAAATATGTTAGAAGGTGAAAAATGAATAAATCAAAAAGATTAGTGATATGGTAGTAACCTAGTGGTGGAGTGAGACTACAAAAGTTAGTCGCCGCCCATAGCTACCGGGAGAACGAAAAATGCGGTACTTTTGCCACCTGCCGTTTGCCGACATTGCAAACGTGAAGCAACTAAAGTCAAAtagggaaaagaaaaaaaaaaaaaaaaaaacatatttagTTGTTTACTTGAGGAAATATCGATCCAATTGATACATTTGTTCGTTATTGAATGATACTGATAGAGTGATAGCGATAACTAGTAACATTGTTTCCAATTTAATTTAATCAACTTCATATTGTTGTTTTATACTTCTATCAGTCAAATAGGTTTAGCTGACTATCATATATTATCTTTTATTCAATTTCAATTATCTATCTATTACGGAGTACTATTATTATAGTGACATTAACTTTTTATTTGATCAAGTCACGTGACATTTTTTTTCAAGTTTAAAGCGTTTAACATCTTAAataaggggatgattctcacactcacttttttgatcctcacacaccaatttaaagaaatggagtattattataagagtaaaaggttaaaataggtgtgtgaggatcaaaaaatggtgtgttagaatcatccccaaACAAATGTTGGCGTAAGGGATGTAAATACCTGTTCTAATTTACGTATATTATTATTTACAATCCCTATCCCTATTCCTATCCTATAGCATATATTAAAAGAATCTTAATATagcaataattattagattaaaaaAATTACATACATCACCCATAAATTCAATGGTTTAGATCTAAGACAGACAAAATACTAAGACTAAATACTGATAGAACAATAACTAATCCTTCAATTTTCTTATTCCCTTAATGCCCTCATAGGGAACGCATCTTCTACGCGTTTCAAATTTCGAGATTACATAAGGAAACCCTAAATTGCATCCAGTATTTAATCCATTACCGTGAAACAAAAAAAACTTTAATCATTTACGAATTAACAATCCAGcgattgaaagtgatgaagatccaTTTCCCTATTCAATCACGGAAATCCTTCATATTAATTCAGTCTGAATCTTTCTATTGAACAAATTGAATTCTTTTTATTTAGTCCTTGTGGTTTATGCATAATCAAATTAAAATTTATAACTACTAACAACGATAAACTTAAATAGTTTGAGTGTGTAagacgttaaatttttttttttttttttgtgggtaGAGAAATAAACATAAAATTGCATGGGTAAAATGGGACCCTTCTTTCTTTCGAGAAAGGAGGGTTAAATCTTGGTTCATTATAGTAAAAATTTGGCTTTgattggcaagtggtggtggaaATTCAAAATCGAAACCGTCTCCTTGTGGGTCAAGGTCATTTCGAGTATATATGGTCATTCGGGTGGTCTGTGTGTTGAAGAGTCCATTTGAAACTTTTCATATAATTCAGTGTGGTCCAATATTTTTAAAGCATGAAATCATATCGACTAACTTGGTGTGGAATTTAGAAGCTCCTTTGTCAAGCATATTGGTGATGGAGCCTCTACATTTTTTTGGAATGATGTTTGACTTGGTTCTATGTCTTTGAAAAACAGGTTCAAGGGGCATATTTCATTTGGAAACAGATACTTATGTGATGGTGCGCGACAAAATTATATGGGACAGGTCAAATTGGGTTGGGAATTGGAATTGGATTCGAGATGTTACTGGACTTGTTAGAGGCGAGCTGCAAGAGTTAAATGGGTTGCTGGTTTCGGTTTCTATCAGCTCACAATCTGCTGATTATTGGGCTTGGATTCCGGGGAGCCAAGGCATATTCAAAACAAAGATGCTGACTTACTTAATAAACGCAAAGGTTTTGCAAACTAACGACTCAATAGCAGGTACGTTACGGAATAATTATGTCCCCAAAAAGGTAGAATTATTTGTATGGAGAGCAAGAAAAGGTAGAATTCCAATGCTACCCGAGCTTGATAAAAAAGGGATTGATTTGAACTCGGTACGTTGTCCAATATGTGATGACGATATCGAAACTTTGGACCATTCCTTACTCTCATGCAAGCTATCAAAGGATATATGGGAAAAAACCTTTGAGTGGTGGCACATGGGTAATGTTTCAAGTACAGGGAAATATCTATCGGACTTGGGAAAGAGTATTTGGAAAGGGGTTTTATGGACGAGTGGATATCTAATGTGGAAAAATCGTAATGACAATGTTTTAAAAAACAAGTGTTGGAACATTCCAGTTGCAATTAGTGAGATCCGAGTTAAAAGCTTCGAGTGGATCGCgaaaagatgcaaattgaagaataTCGAGTGATATAATTGGTTACATAATCCATTAATATATATTACTTAGTCTAAGTGGTTGTTGAGATGCTAATTGTTAGACGGATTTAGTCATTGGATTGTAGCCCATCATATAAGGGCTTATATTTATCTATTGTCCATTATGTTATATTGTTTAGCTATATATATGTGGTAGATGGTATTGTACTCATCATCAAATAATCATATCAATGCAATTATCGTTTAATTTTACATTCATATTTAACATGGTATTAAAGTCAAAACCTAAAATCCTTTTCAAATC
The window above is part of the Rutidosis leptorrhynchoides isolate AG116_Rl617_1_P2 chromosome 1, CSIRO_AGI_Rlap_v1, whole genome shotgun sequence genome. Proteins encoded here:
- the LOC139898423 gene encoding uncharacterized protein, whose product is MVRDKIIWDRSNWVGNWNWIRDVTGLVRGELQELNGLLVSVSISSQSADYWAWIPGSQGIFKTKMLTYLINAKVLQTNDSIAGTLRNNYVPKKVELFVWRARKGRIPMLPELDKKGIDLNSVRCPICDDDIETLDHSLLSCKLSKDIWEKTFEWWHMGNVSSTGKYLSDLGKSIWKGVLWTSGYLMWKNRNDNVLKNKCWNIPVAISEIRVKSFEWIAKRCKLKNIE